The following proteins are encoded in a genomic region of Clostridium kluyveri:
- a CDS encoding YncE family protein, which produces MDYLYVCSTSSDLVSKVNLDDFHEEKKIYLKSDDIIYRVGPQGICVGNDKIITANRYNNAITIIDKKNEVEEESYYIGECCNDAVVYGNNVYIICGDLNSVLIFDLKLKKVVERIPCGNLPYSICLNKERKLLLIANMKDDSITLIDCENREYVKNVRVGCYPTKAVFTVDGKHVLICESNIGSEFKGSIAILSLKNYKIINRIIVGNSPMDIYCNSRYGFVANFGDGTISILDINNYKEKKRIIVGGMPRNVIKYKDNLYIGDNYNNLLIKLNIKNESKKYIPIGGEPTGMIIS; this is translated from the coding sequence TTGGACTATCTTTATGTATGTAGCACTTCTTCTGATCTTGTATCAAAGGTTAACTTGGATGATTTTCATGAAGAGAAGAAAATATATTTAAAATCTGATGATATAATTTATAGAGTTGGACCTCAAGGCATATGTGTGGGTAATGACAAGATTATAACTGCCAATAGATATAATAATGCTATAACTATAATAGATAAGAAAAATGAAGTTGAAGAAGAAAGTTATTATATAGGAGAATGCTGCAATGATGCAGTGGTTTATGGTAATAATGTTTATATAATATGTGGAGATTTAAATAGTGTATTAATATTTGATTTAAAATTGAAGAAAGTAGTTGAACGCATACCCTGTGGAAATCTTCCCTATAGTATATGTTTAAATAAGGAAAGAAAATTATTATTAATAGCCAATATGAAAGATGACAGTATAACTTTAATAGATTGTGAAAATAGGGAATATGTAAAAAATGTAAGAGTAGGCTGCTATCCTACTAAAGCTGTATTTACAGTAGATGGAAAGCATGTATTAATATGTGAAAGTAATATAGGATCGGAATTTAAGGGAAGTATAGCTATATTGTCTTTAAAAAACTATAAAATCATAAATAGAATTATTGTAGGAAATTCTCCTATGGATATATATTGTAATAGCAGATATGGTTTCGTAGCTAATTTTGGTGATGGAACCATAAGTATTCTAGATATAAATAACTATAAAGAAAAAAAGAGAATAATTGTAGGGGGTATGCCGAGAAATGTAATAAAGTATAAAGATAATTTATATATAGGGGATAACTATAATAATTTACTTATAAAATTAAATATAAAAAATGAAAGTAAAAAATATATACCTATAGGAGGGGAACCTACAGGTATGATTATAAGTTGA
- a CDS encoding bifunctional folylpolyglutamate synthase/dihydrofolate synthase → MNYKDTLQYINNIAKFGVNLGLERTEKILELLGNPHKKIKAVHVAGTNGKGSITVMISRVLMEAGFKVGMYTSPYLEEFEERIQINGKNISHDDLSRVVTKVSEVVDKVLQLGYNNPTEFEVITCAMFYYFWEKKVEIAVIEVGLGGRFDSTNVMVPFAKEYGGGVMASVIASISYDHMNILGDTLEKIAYEKAGIIKKGIPVILYPQTESVEKVIEKVCEEKGSELLKVPVNSSNFIGENKIDSGSREYVQQVKIATKKSNYDIKLSLLGKHQLLNCAAALFTIEQLSKYNILVDKSSILRALNSVTWKGRLEVMGRNPLVVVDGAHNIQGISMLKENIRRYFQYNDMILILGILADKEVEKMVKTIVPLAKRVMAVTPKDKRGQIAGKLKTIIEKYNSNCEDFNDYEKAYRKALSYCNREDLILVCGSLYMVGDMRKIIKKI, encoded by the coding sequence ATGAATTATAAGGATACATTGCAGTATATAAATAATATTGCTAAATTTGGAGTGAACTTAGGTCTTGAAAGAACAGAAAAAATATTAGAGCTTTTAGGGAATCCACATAAAAAAATAAAAGCTGTACATGTGGCAGGAACTAATGGAAAAGGTTCTATTACTGTGATGATAAGTAGGGTATTAATGGAGGCCGGATTTAAAGTGGGCATGTATACTTCTCCTTATTTAGAGGAATTTGAAGAGAGAATTCAAATAAATGGGAAAAATATATCCCATGATGATTTAAGCAGAGTAGTTACTAAGGTATCGGAGGTTGTAGATAAAGTTTTACAACTGGGTTATAATAATCCTACGGAATTTGAAGTAATTACCTGTGCCATGTTCTATTATTTCTGGGAGAAAAAAGTAGAAATAGCGGTAATTGAAGTAGGACTGGGAGGAAGATTTGATTCTACCAATGTCATGGTTCCTTTTGCTAAAGAGTATGGAGGGGGAGTTATGGCAAGTGTAATTGCCTCCATAAGTTATGATCACATGAACATATTGGGTGATACTTTAGAGAAAATAGCCTATGAAAAAGCAGGAATAATCAAAAAAGGTATTCCTGTAATACTTTATCCACAGACAGAATCTGTTGAGAAGGTCATAGAAAAAGTATGTGAGGAAAAGGGCAGTGAACTTTTAAAGGTTCCTGTAAATTCTTCTAATTTTATAGGTGAAAATAAGATTGACAGCGGAAGCAGGGAATATGTACAGCAGGTAAAAATAGCTACAAAGAAATCCAATTATGACATCAAACTATCTCTTTTAGGTAAACATCAGCTTTTAAATTGTGCCGCAGCTTTATTTACCATAGAACAATTATCAAAATATAATATTTTAGTTGATAAGTCCTCTATATTAAGAGCATTGAATAGTGTAACCTGGAAGGGAAGGCTTGAAGTCATGGGCAGAAATCCATTGGTAGTAGTAGATGGAGCTCATAATATACAGGGAATTTCAATGCTTAAAGAAAATATACGCAGGTATTTTCAATATAATGATATGATTTTAATACTTGGTATACTGGCAGATAAAGAAGTAGAGAAGATGGTAAAGACCATTGTGCCTCTTGCAAAAAGGGTCATGGCAGTTACCCCCAAAGATAAAAGAGGGCAAATAGCGGGTAAACTGAAAACTATAATAGAAAAGTATAATTCTAATTGTGAAGATTTTAATGATTATGAAAAAGCATATAGAAAAGCACTTTCTTATTGTAATAGAGAGGACTTAATTCTAGTGTGTGGTTCGCTGTATATGGTAGGAGATATGAGGAAGATTATAAAAAAGATATAA
- a CDS encoding TIGR03905 family TSCPD domain-containing protein has protein sequence MHSYITKGVCSRQINFDISDNKIKNVNFIGGCSGNLQGISRLVEGMDLNEAIKKLQGISCNGKGTSCPDQLATALKEFAGKN, from the coding sequence GTGCATAGTTACATAACAAAAGGAGTCTGTTCAAGACAAATAAATTTTGATATATCTGACAATAAGATTAAAAATGTAAATTTTATAGGAGGATGCAGTGGCAACCTTCAGGGAATATCCCGATTAGTAGAGGGAATGGATTTAAATGAAGCCATAAAAAAACTGCAGGGTATCTCCTGCAATGGAAAAGGTACCTCTTGTCCTGATCAACTGGCAACTGCTCTCAAAGAATTTGCTGGAAAGAATTAA
- the pdaB gene encoding polysaccharide deacetylase family sporulation protein PdaB, which produces MKVRLIKKIFMITLLLLVATLISVFTNYRYKGTFINTNRKIPIYCVDTKEKKVAITFDVSLGDEYIGEILNVLDKYNIKATFFVVGDWIDRNPDKLKQIYERGHEIGNHSDRHPNMTKISEEKIIEDININEAKIRNITASGTKLFRCPEGAYNDIVINTVEKSGYYCIQWDVDSIDWKEQGADIEYNRVMKNIKPGSIMLFHNTAKYTPENLPKIIKKLSAEGYKFVKVGDLIYKSNYRLDNEGKQISD; this is translated from the coding sequence TTGAAGGTAAGATTAATAAAAAAAATATTTATGATAACTTTATTGCTGCTTGTAGCTACTTTAATATCTGTATTTACAAATTATAGATATAAGGGAACCTTTATAAATACAAATAGAAAGATTCCCATTTACTGTGTTGATACAAAAGAAAAAAAGGTTGCCATAACTTTTGATGTGAGTTTGGGAGATGAGTACATTGGAGAGATATTGAATGTGCTAGATAAATATAACATTAAAGCTACATTTTTTGTAGTAGGTGACTGGATAGATAGAAATCCTGATAAATTAAAGCAGATATATGAAAGAGGACATGAAATAGGTAATCATTCTGATAGGCATCCCAATATGACCAAAATATCAGAGGAAAAAATCATAGAAGATATAAATATAAATGAAGCCAAAATAAGAAATATTACAGCTTCTGGAACAAAATTATTCAGGTGTCCTGAGGGGGCATATAATGACATAGTTATAAATACTGTAGAAAAATCAGGATATTATTGTATTCAATGGGATGTAGACAGCATAGATTGGAAGGAACAGGGGGCAGATATTGAATATAATAGAGTAATGAAGAACATAAAACCAGGCTCTATAATGTTATTTCATAATACAGCTAAGTATACCCCTGAAAATTTACCTAAGATAATAAAAAAATTGAGTGCAGAGGGATATAAGTTTGTTAAAGTGGGGGATTTAATTTATAAAAGTAATTATAGATTGGATAATGAAGGAAAACAAATAAGTGATTAG
- a CDS encoding DUF4364 family protein yields MFEDTLELAENKLLLLYIFKKIKFPISDNAITEIILENDFINYFTMKQYLNELLSSNFITQIDKTNNHNLIITEKGLKVLCLFKNRISKDKLDIIDHYLEKQSQNIKEHLSINTHVLKDKNNFIVDLKISENDSILMEIKLNVDSDKKAKKLCKKWEKNFSELYQKIVESLMED; encoded by the coding sequence ATGTTTGAAGATACTTTGGAACTTGCAGAAAATAAATTATTATTACTTTATATATTTAAAAAAATCAAATTTCCTATTTCAGATAATGCCATAACTGAAATTATACTAGAGAATGATTTTATAAATTATTTCACTATGAAACAATATTTAAATGAACTTTTGTCTTCTAATTTCATCACTCAGATAGATAAAACTAATAATCATAATCTAATAATTACCGAGAAGGGGTTAAAAGTATTATGCTTATTTAAAAACAGAATTTCAAAAGATAAACTAGATATCATAGATCACTATTTAGAAAAACAAAGCCAAAACATAAAAGAACACCTTTCAATAAATACTCATGTTTTAAAAGATAAAAATAATTTTATTGTAGATTTAAAAATATCAGAGAATGATTCTATATTAATGGAAATAAAATTAAATGTGGATTCTGATAAAAAAGCAAAAAAATTGTGCAAAAAATGGGAAAAAAATTTTTCAGAACTTTATCAGAAAATTGTGGAATCTCTCATGGAAGATTAA